Proteins encoded together in one Rhizobium leguminosarum bv. trifolii WSM1325 window:
- a CDS encoding Beta-N-acetylhexosaminidase (PFAM: Glycoside hydrolase, family 20, catalytic core~KEGG: rec:RHECIAT_PA0000313 probable beta-N-acetylhexosaminidase protein): MSTSRPKALRLETLWNPPADGKEFSYVLRLKNLGTEPLSNFSLCVSGPGRVDPAGRVEGATVSQRLSNFTEFQPPANFVLGAGETWTISVHALSWQFRHWTDGATSGYLALSDGSTIVLSIEPTRSSVSNAPLKRGAEIYPVPINAPVQVSIIPWPNHVAVTSRRPLPAGFAPQSQSAAGEAASRSFAALVEHLFAVEGIMRSEAEGAVPVALKDAAGLGPEAYRLSFEGEAITIEASSQTGFLYGLVTLGQIWRGARLHPEVFQFPASGEIVDEPSMGWRGLHLDVARQFYGAAEVKKLLAVLAWNKLNRFHWHLSDDEAWRVEIDAYPDLTAVGAWRGHGLAVPPLLGSSPARTGGYYTKASIREIVAHAKSFGVEIVPEIDVPGHCYAMLQAIPELRDPAEAGSYYSVQGFPDNCINPAREKTYEIIETILLELIELFPFKVIHLGADEVPLGAWSGSPEALERLRTVAGDEVADAHAKRLNVVTNTHGADDIHGSGAAILQAEFLNRVQRFLASKGCITGGWEEAAHGDVIDKSKSYLCSWRNVEVSAELAERGYEMVVCPGQVYYLDMALRPDWDEPGASWAGTSDAEKLYNFDPIGGWTASQKQKLLGIQACIWSEPMTDRAVFDRLVFPRLSALAETGWTKPSSKSWERFRALAGLMPLLYGLQQS; this comes from the coding sequence ATGTCCACATCGCGACCGAAAGCCCTGCGGCTTGAAACCCTTTGGAACCCGCCTGCTGACGGTAAGGAATTCTCCTACGTCCTGCGTCTCAAGAACCTCGGCACCGAGCCGCTTTCGAATTTCTCCCTCTGCGTGAGCGGCCCAGGCCGTGTCGATCCGGCCGGTCGTGTCGAAGGCGCCACGGTTTCGCAGCGGCTCTCGAATTTCACCGAATTCCAGCCACCGGCCAATTTCGTTCTCGGCGCCGGCGAGACGTGGACGATATCGGTCCATGCACTGAGCTGGCAGTTCCGTCACTGGACGGACGGCGCGACAAGCGGTTATCTCGCGCTTTCCGATGGAAGCACGATCGTGCTCAGCATAGAGCCGACGCGATCTTCGGTCAGCAATGCGCCGCTGAAGCGTGGCGCCGAGATCTATCCGGTTCCCATCAATGCGCCCGTTCAGGTGTCGATCATCCCCTGGCCGAACCATGTGGCGGTCACTTCCCGCCGGCCGCTGCCGGCCGGTTTTGCGCCGCAGTCGCAGAGCGCTGCAGGGGAGGCGGCATCAAGAAGTTTCGCAGCGCTGGTCGAGCATCTCTTTGCCGTCGAAGGCATTATGCGGAGCGAGGCGGAAGGCGCGGTTCCGGTTGCCCTGAAGGATGCCGCCGGGCTCGGGCCGGAGGCCTATCGGCTGAGCTTCGAGGGTGAGGCGATCACGATCGAGGCAAGCAGCCAGACCGGCTTTCTCTACGGCCTCGTCACGCTCGGCCAGATCTGGCGCGGTGCAAGGCTGCATCCCGAGGTCTTCCAGTTTCCGGCTTCCGGCGAGATCGTCGATGAGCCGTCAATGGGCTGGCGCGGCCTGCATCTCGACGTCGCCCGCCAGTTCTACGGTGCGGCTGAGGTCAAGAAACTGCTGGCGGTGCTTGCCTGGAACAAGCTCAACCGTTTCCACTGGCACCTTTCCGACGACGAAGCATGGCGCGTCGAGATCGACGCCTATCCTGATTTGACCGCGGTCGGTGCCTGGCGCGGCCACGGTCTTGCCGTTCCGCCGCTGCTCGGTTCGAGCCCGGCCCGCACCGGCGGTTATTACACCAAGGCTTCGATCCGCGAGATCGTCGCCCATGCCAAGAGCTTCGGCGTGGAGATCGTGCCGGAGATCGATGTCCCCGGCCATTGCTACGCCATGCTGCAGGCGATACCGGAGCTGCGCGATCCGGCCGAGGCCGGCAGCTATTATTCGGTTCAGGGCTTTCCCGACAATTGCATCAATCCGGCCCGCGAGAAGACCTATGAGATCATCGAAACGATCCTCTTAGAACTCATCGAGCTCTTTCCGTTCAAGGTCATCCATCTCGGCGCCGACGAAGTTCCGCTTGGCGCGTGGTCCGGCTCGCCGGAAGCGCTCGAGCGCCTGCGCACGGTGGCGGGCGACGAGGTTGCCGATGCGCATGCCAAGCGGCTGAACGTCGTGACCAATACCCACGGTGCCGACGACATCCACGGCTCGGGCGCCGCCATCCTGCAGGCGGAGTTCCTGAACCGCGTCCAGCGCTTCCTTGCGAGCAAGGGCTGCATCACCGGCGGCTGGGAAGAGGCGGCCCACGGCGATGTCATCGACAAATCGAAGAGTTATCTCTGCAGCTGGCGCAATGTCGAGGTCTCTGCCGAACTTGCCGAGCGCGGCTACGAAATGGTCGTCTGCCCCGGACAGGTCTACTACCTCGACATGGCGCTCAGGCCCGACTGGGACGAGCCCGGCGCCAGTTGGGCGGGGACTTCGGACGCCGAGAAGCTCTACAATTTTGATCCCATCGGCGGCTGGACGGCGAGCCAGAAACAGAAACTCCTCGGCATCCAGGCCTGCATCTGGTCCGAGCCGATGACGGATCGCGCCGTTTTCGACCGCCTCGTCTTCCCCCGCCTTTCCGCACTTGCCGAAACGGGCTGGACGAAGCCGTCATCCAAGTCGTGGGAGCGCTTCAGGGCGCTCGCAGGACTGATGCCGCTGCTCTACGGGCTGCAACAGTCGTAG
- a CDS encoding transcriptional regulator, HxlR family (PFAM: helix-turn-helix HxlR type~KEGG: transcriptional regulator): MKNLSNQPCLIARSLALVGDAWSMLIMRDAHAGLTRFDEFRKSLGIVPTMLTGRLSSLTEEGLLEKRRYSERPPRDEYVLTEAGRDFLPVLFAIGAWGRKHRSGGAVTRFFDAATGTEIDPLTIDRATGAEIGTRPIRIAAPECELPAADGAAPDNAL; encoded by the coding sequence ATGAAGAATCTTTCGAACCAGCCCTGCCTGATCGCCCGTAGCCTGGCACTCGTCGGCGATGCGTGGAGCATGTTGATCATGCGCGACGCCCATGCGGGGCTGACCCGCTTCGATGAATTTCGCAAAAGCCTCGGCATCGTCCCGACAATGCTGACGGGGCGGCTGTCATCGCTGACCGAGGAAGGATTGCTGGAAAAGCGTCGCTATTCCGAGCGTCCGCCGCGCGATGAATATGTGCTGACCGAAGCCGGCCGCGACTTTCTGCCGGTGCTGTTTGCGATCGGCGCCTGGGGCCGCAAGCATCGCAGCGGCGGTGCAGTCACCCGTTTCTTTGACGCTGCAACCGGAACGGAGATCGATCCCCTCACAATCGACCGCGCGACCGGCGCGGAGATTGGAACCCGTCCTATTCGTATCGCCGCACCCGAATGCGAGCTGCCCGCGGCAGATGGAGCGGCACCTGACAACGCCCTTTGA
- a CDS encoding short-chain dehydrogenase/reductase SDR (PFAM: short-chain dehydrogenase/reductase SDR; KR domain protein; NAD-dependent epimerase/dehydratase~KEGG: oxidoreductase protein), translated as MSKRERGIALVTGASSGIGLVTAKALLRDGYKVFGTSRKPMADTADGITMLVCDVIDDQSVQSVVDEVLKRTGRIDLLVNNAGIGLLGGAEESTTEQAKAVFDVNVFGTMRMTNAVLPVMRRQRSGRIINLSSILGLIPAPFNALYAATKHAIEGYSESLDHEVRTQGIRVVLVEPGVTRTSFEENITRPDRPLAVYDAVRADAERLMREIVSKGDAPEVVAATVIRAANAASPRRRYTAGKAAGQIRFIRRFLPESFVDKNLRKFNKLPD; from the coding sequence ATGAGCAAAAGAGAACGCGGCATTGCCCTGGTCACAGGGGCTTCTTCCGGCATCGGGCTGGTAACGGCGAAGGCCTTGCTACGCGACGGCTACAAGGTGTTCGGCACCAGCCGAAAGCCGATGGCCGACACCGCCGACGGCATCACCATGCTGGTTTGCGACGTCATCGACGATCAATCGGTGCAGAGCGTCGTCGATGAGGTTCTGAAGCGCACGGGAAGGATCGATCTGCTGGTCAACAATGCCGGGATCGGCCTGCTCGGCGGCGCCGAGGAGTCGACGACGGAGCAGGCCAAAGCCGTGTTCGACGTCAACGTCTTCGGCACGATGCGCATGACCAATGCAGTGCTGCCAGTGATGCGGCGGCAGCGTAGCGGCCGGATCATCAACCTGAGCTCGATCCTTGGGCTGATCCCGGCGCCCTTCAACGCGCTTTACGCAGCGACCAAACACGCGATCGAAGGCTATTCGGAATCCCTCGACCATGAAGTGCGCACACAGGGCATCCGCGTCGTGCTCGTCGAACCGGGTGTCACCCGCACCTCCTTCGAGGAGAACATCACGCGCCCCGACCGGCCGCTTGCCGTCTATGATGCGGTGCGCGCCGACGCGGAGAGGCTGATGCGCGAGATCGTCTCAAAAGGCGATGCGCCCGAGGTGGTCGCCGCAACCGTCATCCGGGCTGCCAATGCAGCCTCGCCCAGGAGACGCTACACAGCCGGAAAGGCCGCAGGACAGATCCGTTTCATCCGCCGCTTCTTGCCCGAGTCCTTCGTCGACAAGAACCTCCGGAAATTCAACAAACTTCCCGATTGA
- a CDS encoding Alcohol dehydrogenase zinc-binding domain protein (PFAM: Alcohol dehydrogenase zinc-binding domain protein; Alcohol dehydrogenase GroES domain protein~KEGG: zinc-binding oxidoreductase protein) — MKAFLIDHYKKGGALRLGQSPEPLLRENDVMVEIHAASVNPLDAKIRDGEFKLILPYRLPLVLGNDVAGVVVRVGANVRQFKPGDAVYARPGKDRIGTFAEYIAIDAADVALKPANLSMEEAASIPLVALTAWQALVERAKLQKGQRVLIHAGSGGVGTIAIQLAKHLGAHVATTVSTANIDLVKSLGADVVVDYRKDDFEKVLKGYDVVLNSLGKETLEKSLAVLKPGGKLISISGPPDPDFARQNGFGFLLQQVMRFLSFGIRRKSKSRGIGYSFLFMTANGAQLGKITALIEAGAIRPVIDRAFPFEKTNEALDYVETGRVKGKVVIAVK; from the coding sequence ATGAAAGCATTCCTGATCGATCACTACAAGAAAGGCGGCGCCCTCAGGCTCGGCCAGAGCCCTGAACCTCTGCTGCGCGAGAATGACGTCATGGTCGAGATCCATGCCGCTAGCGTGAACCCGCTGGATGCCAAGATACGGGACGGAGAGTTCAAGCTGATCCTGCCTTACCGGCTTCCCTTGGTTCTCGGCAATGATGTCGCTGGTGTCGTGGTCCGGGTGGGCGCCAATGTCCGGCAATTCAAACCCGGCGACGCGGTCTATGCGCGTCCCGGCAAGGATCGCATCGGCACCTTCGCCGAGTATATCGCCATCGACGCTGCCGATGTTGCGCTGAAACCCGCCAATCTCAGCATGGAAGAAGCCGCATCCATTCCGCTTGTGGCACTGACCGCATGGCAGGCGCTGGTCGAGCGCGCCAAGCTGCAGAAGGGCCAAAGGGTGCTGATCCATGCGGGCTCCGGCGGCGTCGGCACCATCGCCATCCAGCTTGCCAAACATCTCGGCGCCCATGTGGCGACGACCGTGAGCACGGCAAATATCGATCTGGTGAAAAGCCTCGGCGCCGATGTGGTGGTCGATTACAGGAAGGACGACTTCGAAAAGGTGCTGAAGGGCTATGACGTGGTGCTGAACAGCCTCGGCAAGGAGACGCTGGAGAAATCGCTCGCCGTCCTGAAGCCCGGCGGCAAGCTGATCTCGATATCAGGTCCGCCCGATCCCGATTTCGCCCGGCAAAACGGTTTCGGCTTTCTGCTGCAGCAGGTCATGCGCTTCTTGAGCTTCGGCATCCGGCGGAAATCGAAAAGCCGGGGGATCGGCTATTCCTTCCTCTTCATGACGGCAAACGGCGCGCAACTCGGCAAGATCACCGCGCTCATCGAGGCGGGCGCCATCCGCCCCGTCATCGACCGGGCCTTCCCGTTCGAGAAGACCAACGAGGCGCTGGATTATGTGGAAACCGGACGCGTCAAGGGAAAGGTCGTCATCGCGGTGAAGTGA
- a CDS encoding transcriptional regulator, AraC family (PFAM: helix-turn-helix- domain containing protein AraC type~SMART: helix-turn-helix- domain containing protein AraC type~KEGG: rec:RHECIAT_PA0000312 putative transcriptional regulator protein, AraC family~SNP /replace=A), translated as MKYSHPSVFRFLSASPTAQMSQSIDLGFGRSAAIWSNAHDRMSYQRPNDHTFSLYLRGGAGTRRLDGSPAARGRPGVLCIMPQEHSSEWEITDFSQFVHLYVPDDQMRRMFAETFDRDARLMALPELTFADAPVLAHTLRQMTKAMVTGGHLLAEEAMTQAINDFFVDPRYGGMRPCAISGGLAPHVRRRSLEYIEAHLGETIRLQDLATIGQLSAFHFQRMFRASYGVSPHGWVAHRRIERAKSMLSGMDPIAQIASACGFSSQSHMTRAFKSGTGVTPSAYRQRP; from the coding sequence GTGAAATATAGTCACCCCTCGGTTTTCAGGTTTCTATCCGCATCTCCCACTGCGCAGATGTCACAGTCCATCGATCTGGGGTTCGGGCGATCAGCTGCCATCTGGAGCAATGCACACGACAGGATGAGCTATCAGCGGCCGAACGATCATACGTTCAGTCTTTATCTGAGAGGCGGCGCCGGAACGCGTCGTCTGGATGGCAGCCCCGCCGCTCGCGGCCGTCCGGGAGTGCTGTGCATCATGCCACAGGAGCACTCTTCCGAATGGGAAATCACCGATTTCTCCCAATTCGTCCATCTGTATGTTCCCGACGACCAGATGCGCCGGATGTTTGCCGAGACGTTTGACCGCGATGCTCGGCTCATGGCTCTTCCCGAATTAACCTTCGCAGATGCGCCCGTCTTGGCGCACACGCTTCGGCAGATGACGAAAGCGATGGTGACGGGCGGTCATCTGCTGGCTGAGGAAGCGATGACGCAGGCGATCAACGATTTCTTCGTTGATCCGCGTTATGGAGGGATGCGTCCCTGCGCGATCAGCGGCGGGCTCGCTCCTCATGTGCGGCGCCGGAGTCTGGAGTATATCGAGGCCCATCTCGGTGAGACGATCCGCTTGCAGGATCTGGCGACGATCGGGCAGCTCAGCGCCTTTCATTTTCAGCGGATGTTCCGGGCAAGCTATGGTGTGTCCCCGCATGGCTGGGTGGCTCACCGGCGTATCGAGCGCGCCAAATCGATGTTATCAGGCATGGACCCGATCGCGCAGATCGCTTCGGCCTGCGGCTTCAGCAGCCAGAGCCACATGACGCGGGCATTCAAGTCGGGCACAGGTGTTACACCCTCAGCCTACCGGCAACGACCGTGA
- a CDS encoding protein of unknown function DUF6 transmembrane (PFAM: protein of unknown function DUF6 transmembrane~KEGG: rec:RHECIAT_PA0000311 hypothetical conserved membrane protein) encodes MANAALFIATVLIWGTTWIAIAMQVGPVPVLVSVFYRFAVAAAILVAILVVMRRLKLPALRDQPFILAQALCLFSLNFICFYNAAASIPSGLISVIFSLATIYNAVNARLFFGDRITGRTLLAAALGATGLLLLFGHDVVVDFDMATLKGIGLAALGTLFFSLGNMASRRNSAVGISPLTANAWGMTYGAIILLFLIAVTRTPIVAPPNITYLAAMLYLAAIGSVIGFTTYLMLVSRIGSSRAAYATVLFPIVALSLSTVFEGYHWSGLGLFGLALTLLGNVVIFAPPLARRPQSDARLPAGG; translated from the coding sequence ATGGCAAATGCCGCTCTTTTCATCGCCACCGTCCTGATATGGGGCACGACCTGGATCGCCATTGCGATGCAGGTCGGTCCCGTGCCGGTCTTGGTCTCGGTCTTCTACAGATTTGCGGTTGCAGCAGCTATCCTCGTCGCCATCCTGGTTGTCATGCGGCGGCTCAAGCTGCCTGCCTTGCGCGATCAACCTTTCATCCTTGCGCAAGCGCTCTGCCTGTTCAGCCTCAATTTCATCTGTTTCTACAACGCCGCCGCCTCTATCCCGTCCGGGCTGATCTCGGTGATCTTCTCGCTCGCAACGATCTACAACGCCGTCAATGCGCGCCTCTTCTTCGGCGACCGCATTACCGGCCGCACGCTTCTCGCAGCCGCGCTCGGAGCAACCGGGCTTCTGCTTCTTTTCGGACATGACGTTGTCGTCGATTTCGATATGGCCACGTTGAAAGGGATCGGACTCGCAGCGCTTGGCACGCTGTTCTTCTCGCTGGGCAATATGGCATCGCGTCGAAACAGCGCGGTCGGAATCTCACCGCTGACCGCCAACGCCTGGGGCATGACCTATGGCGCGATTATCCTGCTCTTCCTGATTGCCGTGACGCGAACGCCGATCGTGGCACCGCCTAACATCACCTATCTTGCCGCCATGCTCTATCTTGCGGCAATCGGATCGGTGATCGGCTTCACCACCTACCTCATGCTGGTGTCGCGCATCGGCTCCTCGCGCGCCGCCTATGCCACCGTCCTGTTCCCGATCGTCGCCCTGTCGTTGTCGACGGTTTTCGAGGGCTACCACTGGAGCGGTCTGGGCCTGTTCGGCCTGGCGCTGACGCTTCTCGGCAACGTGGTCATCTTTGCGCCACCTCTAGCCCGTCGCCCGCAGTCAGATGCGAGGCTGCCCGCTGGCGGATGA
- a CDS encoding ROK family protein (PFAM: ROK family protein~KEGG: rec:RHECIAT_PA0000310 probable transcriptional regulator protein, ROK/CRP family), with protein MKAISGTNLEQAKSHNRRVVIEAVRTNGPLSRAAIARMTALTAQTVSNIVEELERSHLLVPSQAQKLARGQPIIPYSINPRGAYSIGLELGRQRASGVLTDLSGAVCARIERHVEHPDPQRAMPALQAIVEDLQEAFAFDRNRLLGVGMALPGRYADGGTTSLSPLNLPGWQDFPVRHELEQRIKVPVLVENDATAAAIGERLHGVARGLGSFVYLFLAGGGGIGAGMFLDGHLYKGSRNNAGEIGHIIVEPHGKLCSCGKRGCLDRYVSPAVAYEFMGIANAEELSSDDLDALIAKGGEGLDVWLDQAVQPLRQTVDFLELAFDPQTIVLGGSISTSLMLRLAERLEPLHTPIDPNQKRAVPRVMIGMTGKDTAILGAAALPIFSETNPRFDVLQKPLG; from the coding sequence ATGAAGGCGATCTCCGGCACGAATCTCGAGCAGGCCAAGTCTCACAACCGGCGTGTGGTGATCGAGGCTGTCCGCACGAACGGTCCCTTGTCGCGCGCGGCGATCGCCCGGATGACGGCGCTGACTGCCCAGACCGTGTCAAATATCGTCGAGGAACTGGAGAGGTCGCACCTTCTCGTCCCATCCCAGGCACAGAAGCTAGCGCGCGGCCAGCCGATCATCCCCTACTCCATCAATCCGCGCGGCGCTTATTCGATCGGTCTCGAACTTGGCCGCCAGCGCGCCAGCGGGGTTCTGACGGATCTCTCCGGCGCTGTCTGCGCGCGCATCGAGCGCCACGTCGAACATCCCGATCCGCAAAGGGCCATGCCGGCGCTCCAAGCAATAGTCGAGGATCTTCAGGAGGCCTTCGCATTCGACCGGAACCGGCTGCTGGGCGTCGGGATGGCCCTGCCCGGCCGTTATGCCGATGGCGGCACCACGTCGCTCAGTCCGCTGAACCTGCCCGGCTGGCAGGACTTTCCTGTCCGGCATGAGCTGGAACAGCGGATAAAAGTGCCGGTGCTGGTCGAGAATGATGCGACGGCAGCAGCGATCGGCGAGCGTCTTCATGGTGTCGCCCGCGGTTTGGGCAGCTTCGTCTATCTGTTTCTTGCGGGCGGCGGTGGCATCGGCGCCGGAATGTTCCTCGACGGCCACCTCTACAAGGGCAGCCGCAACAATGCCGGCGAGATCGGCCATATCATCGTCGAACCGCATGGCAAGCTCTGCAGCTGTGGCAAGCGCGGCTGTCTGGATCGCTACGTCTCGCCGGCCGTTGCATACGAATTCATGGGCATTGCCAATGCCGAGGAGCTGTCGTCCGACGATCTCGATGCGCTGATCGCCAAGGGCGGCGAAGGCCTCGATGTTTGGCTGGATCAAGCCGTCCAGCCGCTGCGACAGACCGTCGATTTTCTGGAGCTTGCCTTTGATCCGCAGACCATCGTGCTCGGCGGCAGCATATCGACCTCGCTGATGCTTCGGCTTGCAGAGCGGCTGGAGCCGCTGCACACCCCCATCGATCCCAACCAGAAGCGGGCGGTACCTCGGGTGATGATCGGCATGACCGGCAAGGATACGGCAATCCTCGGCGCCGCCGCCCTGCCGATCTTTTCCGAAACCAATCCGCGCTTCGACGTCCTGCAAAAGCCGCTCGGTTAG
- a CDS encoding major facilitator superfamily MFS_1 (PFAM: major facilitator superfamily MFS_1~KEGG: rec:RHECIAT_PA0000309 probable transporter, permease protein) — protein sequence MSRLFPDVFRNPAIRASMIAIFIFGMAGAMTAPYRSIIGIRELGLSDGLYSFLSFVSAAVNVVISILLGNLADRLGEYRSTMIGACLFGIVGYGVVYAFPSAAVFVISGLLPLPIYGALNSLLFANARAAMHGMNRSDMVTANSGVRAMISLSWVLIPGITGLLLSGASSMLPAYLFASISCLLCQGIILFALPKRAATEMAAVHHLTYLGALGQVVSPRISAHICGVALITSTLHLNDALLPLIATGAAHGKLSDVGILVGIVALLEVVFIIVWSRIARKTGQMTALGAGTIIYAVFLSLLGFASEPWHLYALTLLAGIGASAIITIPITYLQDLIADRPGLGSALISVNIFASAGIGALVFAAGTYVTGYSGTAILSAVTGLAGIAIIGLLRRGKAR from the coding sequence ATGAGCCGACTTTTCCCTGACGTCTTCCGCAATCCGGCGATCCGCGCCAGCATGATCGCCATTTTCATCTTCGGCATGGCGGGAGCGATGACCGCACCCTACCGTTCGATCATCGGCATCCGCGAATTGGGGCTGAGCGACGGCCTCTATTCCTTCCTGAGTTTCGTCTCGGCGGCGGTGAATGTCGTCATCAGCATCCTGCTCGGCAATCTCGCCGACCGGCTTGGTGAATACCGTTCGACGATGATCGGCGCCTGCCTGTTCGGCATCGTCGGCTACGGCGTGGTCTACGCCTTTCCCAGCGCCGCCGTCTTCGTCATCAGCGGGTTGCTGCCCCTGCCGATCTACGGGGCGCTGAACTCGCTGCTGTTTGCCAATGCGCGCGCGGCTATGCACGGCATGAACCGAAGCGACATGGTGACGGCCAACTCCGGCGTGCGCGCCATGATCTCGCTGTCGTGGGTACTGATCCCAGGGATAACTGGCCTGCTGCTGTCTGGCGCATCGAGCATGCTGCCGGCCTACCTCTTTGCCAGCATCTCATGTCTGTTGTGCCAGGGGATCATCCTCTTCGCCTTGCCGAAGCGAGCGGCAACGGAAATGGCAGCAGTTCATCATCTCACTTACCTCGGCGCGCTTGGCCAAGTGGTTTCTCCGCGGATTTCGGCGCATATTTGCGGGGTCGCGCTGATCACCAGTACGCTGCATCTGAATGACGCCCTGCTGCCATTGATCGCCACTGGTGCTGCGCATGGCAAGCTGAGCGACGTCGGCATTCTCGTCGGCATCGTCGCATTGCTGGAAGTCGTCTTCATCATCGTCTGGTCGCGGATCGCGCGGAAGACAGGACAGATGACGGCGCTTGGCGCCGGTACCATCATCTATGCCGTCTTCCTCAGTCTGCTTGGCTTTGCCTCCGAGCCGTGGCACCTCTATGCGCTCACCTTGCTTGCCGGCATCGGAGCGTCGGCGATCATCACCATTCCGATCACCTATCTGCAGGATCTGATCGCCGACCGGCCGGGCCTCGGCAGCGCACTGATCTCCGTCAATATCTTTGCCAGTGCCGGGATCGGCGCGCTGGTCTTTGCCGCCGGCACCTATGTGACCGGCTATTCGGGAACCGCAATCCTCAGCGCTGTCACCGGATTGGCGGGGATAGCGATCATCGGCCTCCTGCGTAGAGGCAAAGCCCGCTAG
- a CDS encoding short-chain dehydrogenase/reductase SDR (PFAM: short-chain dehydrogenase/reductase SDR~KEGG: ret:RHE_PE00386 short chain dehydrogenase), whose protein sequence is MTQSIAIVTGAAGDIGAAIAARLADDHDVVLLADIDAEAAAAVALKLGPDNRFVAVQCDVTSETSIAELARRAADVGVCRTLVNNAGAARATSLHDTTPEIWRADNALNLEAAFLCFRAFEPMLTISKGSVVNIASVNGLHVFGHPAYSVAKAGLLHFTRLVAVEYGKFGIRSNAVAPGTVKTQAWEARAAANPNVFEEARRWYPLQRVVDPKDVANAVAFLAGPLAAAITGVCLPVDCGLTAGQAELARTFSQSEHY, encoded by the coding sequence ATGACGCAGTCGATAGCCATCGTTACCGGCGCTGCAGGCGATATCGGCGCGGCGATCGCCGCACGGCTCGCCGATGACCACGACGTCGTGTTGCTCGCCGATATCGATGCGGAGGCCGCGGCTGCCGTGGCATTGAAGCTCGGGCCGGACAATCGCTTCGTCGCAGTCCAATGTGATGTAACCAGCGAGACGAGCATTGCGGAATTGGCAAGACGCGCCGCCGACGTCGGCGTGTGTCGAACCCTGGTCAACAATGCGGGTGCTGCCCGCGCGACCAGCCTGCACGACACGACGCCCGAGATCTGGCGGGCGGACAATGCGCTCAATCTCGAAGCGGCATTCTTATGTTTCCGCGCGTTCGAGCCCATGCTGACGATTTCGAAGGGTTCCGTCGTCAATATTGCCTCGGTCAATGGCTTGCATGTCTTCGGGCACCCTGCCTATAGCGTCGCCAAGGCAGGCCTTTTGCATTTCACCCGGCTGGTTGCGGTGGAATACGGCAAGTTCGGCATCCGGTCCAACGCCGTCGCACCGGGGACGGTAAAGACGCAGGCCTGGGAAGCGCGGGCGGCAGCCAATCCGAATGTTTTCGAGGAAGCACGCCGCTGGTATCCGCTGCAGCGCGTCGTCGATCCGAAAGATGTTGCCAATGCGGTGGCCTTCCTTGCCGGTCCCCTGGCCGCAGCCATCACCGGCGTCTGCCTGCCTGTCGATTGCGGCCTCACGGCAGGCCAGGCCGAGCTCGCGCGGACCTTCTCGCAATCGGAACATTACTGA